A genome region from bacterium SCSIO 12844 includes the following:
- a CDS encoding FAD-binding oxidoreductase: protein MDNISQAIVKWQEILGENKVIIDKDQLIKNSVTTTGVKKHPICRLEPDTSEEVSKILEIANEFHVTVYPYSRGNNHGYNSSCSYSDKSVLINLSDMKRIISYDNYFGYIEIEPGVTFKQLYEYVANHMPDRMISGFGGSMSASIIGNALDRGVGKGVYGNREKSSIITEVITAQGAVLNLKDKLGLDDITGVFSHATVGPSLNELFYQSNYGVVTKMIVYLESIPEYMTVLAFSVPKDDMLPKIVEKLNLLNKLKVIEPVYSLYNDERLAVGSGLGKKSEYIDQGYTTKAAIKDIIDKLSERYKRKLSRWNSSFAIHCSCKEESDLRIAQIQNILGDTIDGFSYSSITKSQAKEIIQNSLSYADSNPPESEFKFLFNLGFTNDYDQQTLYWKSKASMTSESVAVIDGSGLIFFVPKIPFKPENIKESLEIVKTISDKYDYEVPVTYQFKSQYFCYLVLPVLFDKNNQNDVDKAYKYYIELFNSFKDKGYIPYRVPDISMRDMFSKDTNYNDLTHKIKTIFDPNNIIDPIKYMYHK from the coding sequence ATGGACAATATATCTCAAGCGATAGTTAAGTGGCAAGAAATCCTTGGTGAGAACAAAGTTATTATAGATAAAGATCAATTAATAAAGAATTCTGTTACTACCACAGGTGTAAAAAAACATCCAATTTGTAGGTTGGAGCCAGACACTTCTGAGGAAGTTAGTAAAATACTCGAAATAGCCAATGAGTTTCATGTGACTGTTTATCCATATAGTCGAGGAAATAATCATGGCTATAACTCATCGTGCTCTTACTCTGATAAATCTGTATTAATTAATCTTAGCGATATGAAACGTATTATTTCTTATGATAACTATTTTGGGTATATAGAAATTGAACCAGGGGTTACGTTTAAACAATTATATGAATATGTTGCGAACCACATGCCTGATCGAATGATATCTGGCTTTGGTGGGAGTATGTCAGCAAGTATTATTGGTAATGCGCTAGATCGAGGTGTTGGTAAAGGAGTATATGGTAATAGAGAAAAATCTTCCATTATTACAGAAGTTATAACTGCACAAGGAGCAGTTTTAAATTTAAAAGATAAATTGGGTTTGGATGATATAACAGGCGTATTTAGTCACGCAACTGTAGGTCCAAGTTTAAATGAGTTATTTTATCAATCTAACTACGGTGTTGTAACTAAAATGATTGTATATCTCGAGTCTATTCCAGAGTATATGACGGTTCTAGCTTTTTCAGTGCCAAAGGATGATATGTTACCAAAAATAGTTGAAAAACTTAATTTGCTTAATAAGCTAAAAGTTATTGAGCCAGTTTATTCACTATATAATGACGAACGTTTAGCAGTAGGCTCAGGCCTTGGGAAAAAAAGTGAATATATTGATCAGGGATATACAACCAAAGCAGCAATTAAAGATATAATTGATAAACTTTCTGAAAGATATAAGCGTAAATTATCACGGTGGAATTCGTCCTTCGCTATTCACTGCAGTTGTAAGGAAGAATCTGACTTAAGGATAGCTCAGATTCAGAATATATTGGGTGATACTATTGATGGATTCAGTTATTCATCCATCACAAAATCACAAGCTAAAGAAATTATACAAAACTCTCTTTCCTATGCAGATAGTAACCCTCCTGAGAGTGAATTTAAATTCCTATTTAATTTAGGTTTTACAAATGATTATGATCAACAAACATTGTATTGGAAAAGTAAAGCTAGCATGACCTCAGAGTCAGTTGCAGTGATTGACGGTAGTGGGTTAATCTTTTTTGTTCCTAAAATTCCATTTAAGCCTGAAAACATAAAAGAATCTTTAGAAATAGTAAAAACCATATCAGATAAATATGATTATGAAGTGCCTGTTACATATCAATTTAAAAGCCAATATTTTTGCTACTTAGTATTACCAGTTTTATTTGACAAGAATAACCAAAACGATGTAGATAAGGCTTATAAGTATTATATTGAGTTATTTAATTCATTTAAGGATAAAGGCTATATTCCATATAGAGTGCCTGATATTTCTATGAGAGATATGTTTAGTAAAGATACTAACTACAATGATTTAACTCACAAGATTAAAACTATATTTGATCCAAATAATATCATTGATCCTATTAAATATATGTATCATAAATAG
- a CDS encoding glycosyltransferase family 9 protein → MISLHGKTVLLSKTNQIGDVIMTLPAATEIKKHYPDARILFLASASKTKDIVNRYQDVDQLINWDEIQEMPEEKAIEYIRSLGIDSVIHFHPNKAIARLMKKAKIPIRVGTSRRMYHFLYCNRWRNVSRSQSNLHETELDMMLLKPFTNKAYYTKDEIIALREFKSVNANEKVSSLIDKDKFNLIIHPKTRGEHIEWSPSFYAELICQLPQDKFKVFITGSQKEGEKVYQELIEPVAELVTDLTGKTSLGEVIDLIALSDGLIAGSTGPVHIAAAYGIHTLGMYAPIKPFHAGRWGPVGKQAESLSIEKDCSDCRINMRCHCVNEIPVDQVKTIVLGWQKNKENS, encoded by the coding sequence ATGATTTCATTACATGGTAAAACAGTATTATTAAGTAAAACCAATCAAATTGGTGATGTGATTATGACATTACCAGCAGCGACAGAGATAAAAAAGCATTATCCTGATGCACGTATATTATTTTTAGCCTCAGCATCAAAAACGAAGGATATTGTTAATCGTTATCAAGATGTTGATCAGCTGATTAATTGGGATGAGATTCAAGAGATGCCTGAAGAAAAGGCTATTGAATATATTCGTTCACTTGGTATTGATTCAGTTATTCATTTTCACCCTAATAAGGCAATTGCACGTTTAATGAAAAAAGCTAAAATTCCTATTCGTGTTGGTACATCTCGAAGAATGTATCACTTTCTTTATTGTAATCGTTGGCGAAATGTCAGCCGTAGTCAGTCAAATTTACATGAGACTGAATTGGATATGATGCTATTAAAACCATTTACAAATAAGGCCTATTATACAAAAGATGAAATTATAGCCTTGAGAGAATTTAAAAGCGTTAATGCGAATGAAAAAGTGTCATCTTTAATTGATAAGGACAAATTTAATTTAATTATACATCCTAAGACACGTGGTGAGCATATTGAATGGTCACCATCATTTTATGCAGAATTAATTTGCCAACTACCACAAGATAAATTTAAAGTCTTTATCACAGGTAGCCAAAAAGAAGGAGAGAAAGTATATCAAGAGCTCATAGAGCCTGTAGCTGAGCTTGTTACTGATCTTACTGGAAAGACAAGCTTAGGTGAAGTTATTGACTTAATCGCTTTATCTGATGGCTTAATTGCAGGTAGTACAGGGCCTGTACATATTGCAGCAGCCTATGGTATTCATACCTTAGGTATGTATGCACCAATAAAACCATTTCACGCTGGTCGTTGGGGGCCTGTAGGTAAACAAGCTGAGAGTTTATCAATAGAAAAAGACTGTAGTGACTGCCGGATTAACATGCGCTGTCATTGCGTAAATGAAATTCCAGTTGATCAAGTAAAAACCATTGTATTGGGTTGGCAGAAAAATAAAGAAAATTCTTAA
- a CDS encoding cytidine deaminase, translated as MTGEREAFELIIGLVGGVGTDFDQVYSELVKSFKSAECIVHKIKLTQLLNIKKDENDSEIDYIFKKIDEINYLRKKNKGIMAYAAIARIMQLRHEQVEKDKKAQNSKPVIYIIDSFKHPDEYNILRHVYRRNFIFLSVYQTKSLREQYLKNLALSDKKKCDILLDDDKNKIQKLMSTDENDKNCDNYGRNTLATYHKAHYFLHMETIKDDVDRFTNLIFNAPFITPTQEEIGMMHAYVASLRTSEPSKQIGACALDINGNVISTGCNEVPKFGGGAYWCDSEPDLRDFKTVDENRFTLSHRVKQIKCEEIDEEWKDSLEFYRAVHAEQAVICDAANRGISIKNATLYTTTFPCHLCAKHIIASGIDKVVYIEPYPKSLSEKLFEGIIKDKANDKDNNVVKFSSFRGVAPKRFKYVFQKFKKDRRDKECGDRIINWNIKNSNPIHLSHSTPLAYFWIEVSYFKKFKEYLSHFKMINDNFYDLNSFFDDLREKYEDKEILDLE; from the coding sequence ATGACTGGTGAACGAGAGGCCTTTGAACTTATTATTGGCTTAGTTGGTGGTGTTGGAACAGATTTTGATCAGGTTTATTCTGAATTAGTTAAATCATTTAAAAGTGCAGAGTGTATAGTACATAAAATAAAACTGACACAATTATTAAATATTAAAAAAGATGAAAATGATTCAGAAATCGATTATATATTCAAGAAGATTGATGAAATTAACTACTTAAGAAAGAAAAATAAAGGTATTATGGCTTATGCAGCAATTGCTAGAATTATGCAATTAAGACATGAGCAAGTGGAAAAAGATAAGAAAGCTCAAAATAGTAAGCCTGTTATCTATATAATAGATTCCTTTAAGCACCCTGATGAATATAACATTTTACGCCATGTTTATAGAAGAAATTTTATTTTTTTATCTGTATATCAAACTAAAAGCTTAAGAGAACAGTATCTGAAAAATCTAGCATTATCAGATAAGAAAAAGTGTGACATATTATTAGATGATGACAAAAATAAAATACAGAAATTAATGAGTACAGATGAAAATGATAAAAATTGTGATAACTATGGGCGTAATACATTAGCAACCTATCATAAAGCGCATTATTTTCTACATATGGAAACTATCAAGGATGATGTAGATAGATTTACCAATTTAATTTTTAATGCTCCTTTTATAACTCCAACACAAGAAGAAATAGGTATGATGCATGCATACGTTGCTTCATTACGTACTAGTGAACCATCTAAACAAATTGGAGCATGTGCGCTAGATATTAATGGTAATGTTATATCAACAGGATGCAATGAAGTTCCTAAATTTGGTGGTGGCGCTTATTGGTGTGATTCAGAGCCAGATTTGAGAGACTTCAAAACTGTAGATGAAAACAGATTTACTTTATCTCATAGAGTAAAACAAATTAAGTGTGAAGAAATAGATGAAGAGTGGAAAGATTCATTAGAATTTTACAGAGCTGTTCACGCTGAGCAAGCTGTAATTTGCGATGCTGCTAATAGGGGAATATCAATTAAAAATGCAACCCTCTATACCACTACATTTCCTTGTCATTTATGTGCTAAACATATTATTGCATCAGGCATTGATAAAGTAGTTTACATTGAGCCATATCCCAAAAGTCTATCAGAAAAGTTATTTGAAGGAATAATTAAGGATAAAGCAAATGATAAGGATAATAATGTTGTTAAATTTAGTTCATTTAGAGGAGTAGCACCCAAAAGATTTAAATACGTTTTCCAGAAATTTAAAAAAGATCGTAGAGATAAAGAATGTGGTGATAGAATCATCAATTGGAATATAAAAAACAGTAATCCAATTCATTTATCACATTCGACTCCTTTAGCTTATTTTTGGATAGAAGTATCTTATTTTAAAAAATTTAAAGAATATTTATCTCACTTTAAAATGATAAATGATAATTTTTATGACCTAAATTCTTTTTTTGATGACTTAAGAGAAAAATATGAAGACAAAGAAATTTTGGATTTAGAATAG
- a CDS encoding ATP-grasp domain-containing protein: MKKKEVIIIIDGFSTGEDLVKVISSLVKIEFIHIITPSCSYNLKQKLIDIHVNKDEFIDELVYDNNFQCLMEKLSKYDIKNVVCGLEGQGVTLAEEILESLGMNKNNYTKLQSRRNKHEMNLELKRAGLSTIREKIILKDTSIDQAINEIGNKYPMVLKPINSGGSDGFHLCISEPEVYNSAEILFNKKNTFGEENTSLLLQEYLSGKEYCINTVSNGEFRVVTDIWCYDNFFTDDGRRLCYSSTLVDHKKKQDLIDYTYQCLDALGCYYGACHTELMQQNDRIVMIESANRLMGGIPSILLRECLSTTQLDAFCQMIVDPKCLLDLSIGIKKFIKIVNIIHDEKPGNLVSIEKLDLFKSLKSFRNLKINVSIGQKIETTSSIHNCIGHVLLTHESLTQLDLDECYIRQNQSQIFKIV, translated from the coding sequence ATGAAAAAGAAAGAAGTCATAATAATTATAGATGGGTTTTCTACAGGTGAAGATCTAGTAAAAGTTATATCGTCTTTAGTTAAGATAGAATTCATTCATATTATTACTCCTAGTTGTAGTTATAATTTAAAACAAAAATTAATAGATATACATGTAAATAAAGATGAATTTATTGATGAATTAGTTTATGACAATAATTTTCAATGTTTAATGGAAAAATTATCAAAATATGACATTAAGAATGTTGTGTGTGGCTTAGAAGGTCAAGGGGTAACATTAGCTGAAGAAATATTAGAAAGCTTAGGAATGAATAAAAATAATTATACTAAGTTACAGAGTAGGCGAAATAAACATGAAATGAATCTCGAGCTTAAAAGAGCTGGCTTATCAACAATTCGTGAAAAAATAATATTAAAGGATACATCTATTGACCAAGCAATCAATGAAATTGGTAATAAATACCCAATGGTTCTAAAGCCAATCAATAGTGGAGGTAGTGATGGTTTTCATTTATGTATAAGTGAACCAGAAGTTTATAATAGTGCAGAAATATTGTTTAATAAAAAAAATACATTTGGTGAAGAAAATACTTCATTGCTTTTACAGGAATATTTAAGTGGTAAAGAATATTGTATTAATACAGTTTCAAATGGCGAGTTTAGAGTAGTTACAGATATTTGGTGCTATGATAATTTTTTTACAGATGATGGCAGACGGTTATGTTATTCATCAACTTTGGTAGACCACAAGAAAAAACAGGATTTAATTGACTATACATACCAGTGCTTAGATGCTTTAGGGTGCTATTATGGAGCCTGCCACACCGAACTTATGCAGCAGAATGACAGAATCGTAATGATAGAGTCTGCAAATCGCTTAATGGGCGGAATTCCTAGTATATTATTAAGAGAGTGCCTATCAACAACTCAATTAGATGCTTTTTGTCAAATGATTGTTGATCCAAAGTGCTTATTAGACCTTTCGATAGGAATTAAAAAGTTTATTAAAATAGTTAATATTATTCATGATGAGAAGCCAGGAAATTTGGTTAGCATAGAAAAATTAGATTTATTCAAGTCCTTAAAGTCATTTAGAAACCTTAAGATAAATGTATCTATTGGACAGAAAATTGAAACTACTAGCAGCATTCATAACTGTATTGGTCATGTGCTTTTAACGCATGAAAGCTTGACTCAGCTAGATTTAGATGAATGCTATATACGTCAAAATCAGAGTCAGATATTTAAAATAGTGTAA
- a CDS encoding DUF927 domain-containing protein: MSNDQVEKIRSALTYLSADCSRCEWVEIAMAIKSEIDNEIGFELFNQWSSLSEKYNQKEACSVWKSIQSNGKISIGTLFFMARENGWSKQVSNNFEYSIHSDVNDNCNRPNGQSNDIRRRITNNNSESNVSESCVNDKEIQYQKMATIAEKIYQSAKDASNDYPYLKKKGALTHGVKILNEDVNVFACGFGKKGNLIIPLFNIKGSMLSLLSILPSKKNGQPDKCLMRGAKKSGCFYPIGNYQKDKPIIVSEGFATASSIYQATGLYTIMGVDAGNLKPVVDNLSGLYPENKIIIACDNDQYKSTKNTGIEQAKKAAQSRANVSLIIPEFKSTVSKPTDFNDLHLLEGLSVVREQIIGATTIIPKGYFYAKDRLYYQDESDEAPLYLADELKVTADIKDHDNQGYGMRLNWYDKYHQKHAWSMPSKLLAARGFEPIEQELRDGGLNISDSPDAKRYLKRFLNHVQPRQCLTSVYKTGWYNQSYVLADKAYNQPKELPYVFSQGGATTLKPSSTKGDLANWQKEISRYAIGNPLMILAISFGFVGPLLNRMGMDNFGLHLYGSSSTGKTTLASVLASIWGDQDFIKRWRVTTNGLEAMAVKHNDGLLILDEIAQVNGHEVDQIAYMLGNGSGKARANRKGNSKKIETFRLAYFSTGELSVVEKIKESGKRVPAGAQMRFIDININQKYGVFDNLHGFQSGGDLSNHLKESSRKYYGVAIDAFLTELTNDLDYWKSEVTEFMDDFIEELKTMTISSQAMRVLKPFALVAAVGQIATMMGITGWSDQKGNAGQSDAYHAVLEIYKRWLNDFGKGDLEEQEMITRLFDFLDTNRQRFQGEGKFATVPANRAGFIKPHHSKFAYTIHNKVWSEEIFKGLSVKNVNRALKARGTLIDNASFYFDKHKTRAYTVVYEH; this comes from the coding sequence ATGAGTAATGATCAAGTAGAGAAAATCAGAAGTGCATTAACTTATTTATCAGCGGATTGTTCGCGTTGTGAGTGGGTTGAAATTGCAATGGCAATTAAATCAGAAATTGATAATGAAATAGGTTTTGAGTTATTTAATCAGTGGAGTAGTTTAAGTGAAAAATACAATCAAAAAGAAGCATGCAGTGTCTGGAAGAGTATTCAATCAAATGGCAAAATTAGTATTGGTACATTGTTTTTTATGGCTAGAGAAAACGGTTGGAGTAAGCAGGTTTCGAATAATTTTGAATATTCTATTCATAGTGATGTTAATGATAACTGCAATAGACCTAATGGGCAGAGTAATGATATTAGAAGAAGAATTACTAATAACAACTCAGAATCTAATGTTAGCGAGAGCTGCGTAAATGATAAAGAAATTCAATATCAGAAAATGGCGACTATTGCTGAGAAAATTTATCAATCTGCAAAAGATGCATCCAATGATTATCCATATTTAAAGAAAAAGGGCGCACTAACTCATGGTGTAAAAATTCTGAATGAGGATGTTAATGTATTTGCTTGTGGTTTTGGTAAAAAGGGGAATTTAATTATTCCTTTATTTAATATTAAAGGCAGTATGCTGAGTCTATTGAGTATTTTACCGAGTAAAAAAAACGGTCAACCCGATAAATGTTTAATGCGTGGTGCTAAAAAGTCAGGTTGTTTTTATCCAATTGGCAACTATCAAAAGGATAAACCAATTATTGTTAGTGAAGGCTTTGCAACGGCATCGAGTATTTATCAGGCAACTGGGCTTTATACGATTATGGGTGTCGATGCAGGTAATCTAAAGCCAGTAGTCGATAATTTAAGCGGGCTTTATCCTGAGAATAAAATTATCATTGCCTGTGATAACGATCAATATAAAAGCACTAAAAATACAGGGATTGAGCAAGCAAAAAAAGCCGCCCAATCAAGAGCAAACGTAAGTCTTATTATACCAGAATTTAAATCAACTGTATCTAAACCGACTGACTTTAATGATCTGCATTTATTAGAAGGCTTATCGGTAGTCAGAGAGCAAATTATTGGTGCGACAACAATTATACCAAAGGGTTATTTCTATGCTAAAGATCGTCTTTATTACCAAGATGAATCAGATGAAGCTCCATTATATTTAGCGGATGAATTAAAAGTCACAGCGGATATTAAAGATCATGATAATCAAGGTTATGGTATGCGTTTAAATTGGTATGATAAGTATCATCAAAAGCATGCTTGGTCGATGCCATCAAAGTTATTAGCTGCTAGAGGATTTGAGCCAATTGAGCAAGAGTTACGTGATGGTGGTTTAAATATTTCTGATAGCCCTGATGCAAAACGTTACTTAAAGCGTTTTTTAAATCATGTTCAGCCTCGCCAGTGTTTAACTTCGGTGTATAAAACAGGTTGGTATAATCAAAGCTATGTCTTAGCTGATAAGGCATACAACCAACCAAAAGAATTACCTTATGTATTTAGCCAAGGTGGAGCTACTACATTGAAACCGTCTTCAACGAAAGGTGATTTAGCAAATTGGCAAAAAGAGATTAGTCGTTATGCGATTGGTAATCCATTAATGATTTTAGCGATATCTTTTGGTTTTGTTGGGCCATTATTAAATCGGATGGGTATGGATAATTTTGGCTTACACTTATATGGTTCATCATCAACAGGTAAAACGACGTTAGCATCTGTATTAGCGAGCATCTGGGGTGATCAAGATTTTATTAAGCGTTGGCGAGTGACAACAAATGGCTTAGAGGCTATGGCTGTGAAACATAATGATGGCTTGTTAATTTTAGATGAAATTGCTCAAGTCAATGGGCATGAAGTTGATCAGATAGCTTATATGTTGGGTAATGGTAGTGGTAAAGCTAGAGCGAATCGTAAAGGTAATTCTAAAAAAATTGAAACCTTTAGGCTTGCTTATTTTTCAACTGGTGAGTTATCGGTTGTTGAGAAAATAAAAGAGTCAGGTAAGCGAGTGCCAGCAGGTGCACAGATGCGCTTTATAGATATCAATATCAATCAGAAGTATGGCGTATTTGATAACTTACATGGTTTTCAATCTGGGGGTGATCTATCAAATCATTTAAAAGAATCTTCAAGAAAGTATTATGGTGTTGCCATTGATGCATTTTTGACTGAATTAACCAATGATCTTGATTATTGGAAATCAGAGGTAACAGAGTTTATGGATGATTTCATTGAAGAATTAAAGACTATGACTATTTCAAGTCAAGCTATGCGCGTATTAAAACCATTTGCATTAGTTGCTGCAGTAGGTCAAATTGCGACCATGATGGGTATAACTGGTTGGTCAGATCAAAAAGGTAATGCAGGGCAATCAGATGCATATCATGCGGTATTAGAGATATATAAAAGATGGCTTAATGACTTTGGCAAAGGTGATTTAGAAGAGCAAGAAATGATCACAAGGTTATTTGATTTTCTTGATACTAATCGCCAACGATTTCAAGGTGAAGGTAAGTTTGCCACTGTACCAGCCAATCGTGCAGGATTTATAAAGCCACATCATAGTAAGTTTGCTTATACTATTCATAATAAAGTTTGGAGTGAAGAGATATTCAAAGGGTTGTCAGTTAAAAATGTTAACCGAGCATTAAAAGCACGCGGTACGTTAATTGATAATGCTTCATTTTATTTTGATAAGCATAAAACTCGAGCTTACACCGTGGTTTATGAACACTAA
- a CDS encoding AlpA family transcriptional regulator → MNSILRLPQVISVTNLSRATIYRLINQGEFPRQIKLGERSSGWVQDEINQWLESRIHARDEQLKKTKNDSVYLHQLNKKGVCYE, encoded by the coding sequence ATGAATAGTATCTTAAGATTACCACAAGTTATATCCGTAACTAATCTATCACGTGCGACAATTTATCGCTTGATTAATCAAGGTGAGTTTCCAAGACAAATTAAACTTGGTGAACGTTCAAGTGGTTGGGTTCAAGATGAAATCAATCAGTGGCTTGAAAGTCGTATTCATGCCAGAGATGAACAACTTAAAAAGACAAAAAATGATTCAGTTTATTTACATCAATTAAATAAAAAGGGGGTGTGCTATGAGTAA
- a CDS encoding tyrosine-type recombinase/integrase, which yields MPLNTAKILALKPKEKDYKAFDANGLFMIVKKNGARWWRFKYRYCGKEQTLSLGIYPDVSLKDARIKRDEYRKMLIDGVNPAETRKKMKEDIQGENLFETIALEWHQMKKDQWSLKYAEIVLSSLKRNIFPYVTNKHINSITPTQMLAILKKLESKGKVETTRKIKQTCGQIFRYAVALGKCDRDPTRDIGDALKTARATPYAFLSHPDDIAKLLRDIDQYHGHFIVKCALMLAPLVFVRPTELAQAQWQEINLDACEWHIAEQRMKMGQKHIVPLSRQAMEIINAVRLYTNTSRYVFPSPKDFDKPMNSESLRRALRLLGYSAEEVTTHGFRHMASTRLHEMASDFGWHSDAIERQLAHAERNKIKAAYNHAEYLSERRRMMQIWSDYLDELKFGTNVVALSSKR from the coding sequence ATGCCCTTGAACACCGCTAAAATACTAGCCTTAAAGCCGAAGGAAAAAGACTATAAAGCTTTTGATGCAAATGGCCTCTTTATGATTGTTAAAAAAAATGGCGCTCGTTGGTGGCGATTTAAATATCGTTATTGCGGTAAAGAGCAAACTTTATCGTTAGGCATCTACCCTGATGTTTCATTAAAGGACGCTCGAATAAAACGTGATGAATATCGTAAAATGTTAATCGATGGTGTTAATCCAGCCGAGACAAGAAAAAAAATGAAAGAAGATATTCAAGGCGAAAATTTATTTGAAACAATCGCGCTAGAATGGCATCAAATGAAAAAAGATCAATGGTCGCTTAAATATGCTGAAATTGTTCTTAGTTCGCTTAAACGTAATATCTTTCCTTATGTGACAAATAAACATATCAATAGTATTACACCAACACAAATGCTGGCAATTTTAAAAAAGCTTGAGAGTAAGGGTAAAGTTGAAACAACACGTAAAATTAAACAGACGTGTGGTCAAATTTTTCGTTATGCTGTTGCATTGGGTAAATGTGATCGTGATCCGACACGTGATATTGGTGATGCTTTAAAAACAGCTAGAGCCACCCCCTATGCATTTTTATCGCATCCTGATGATATAGCAAAACTTCTAAGAGATATTGATCAATATCATGGTCACTTCATTGTTAAATGTGCATTAATGCTAGCACCACTTGTATTTGTAAGACCAACAGAGCTTGCTCAAGCCCAATGGCAAGAAATTAACCTTGATGCTTGTGAATGGCATATTGCTGAGCAGCGTATGAAGATGGGGCAAAAGCACATTGTGCCATTATCACGCCAAGCGATGGAAATTATCAATGCAGTACGATTATATACAAACACCAGCCGTTATGTTTTCCCAAGTCCAAAAGATTTTGACAAGCCCATGAATAGTGAGAGTTTAAGGCGAGCCTTGCGACTTTTGGGATATTCAGCCGAAGAAGTGACAACTCATGGTTTTAGGCATATGGCATCGACGCGCTTACATGAAATGGCTTCTGATTTTGGTTGGCATTCTGATGCAATTGAAAGGCAATTAGCTCATGCTGAACGTAATAAAATCAAGGCAGCTTATAATCATGCGGAGTATTTATCTGAAAGAAGACGCATGATGCAAATCTGGTCAGATTATCTTGATGAGCTAAAATTTGGCACGAATGTAGTAGCTTTGAGTTCTAAGCGTTAA